Proteins encoded within one genomic window of Sphingomonas sp. NBWT7:
- a CDS encoding glycine zipper 2TM domain-containing protein, producing MFKKLSLAGAALAMSTVAMIPAEASAQRYYGDRYERQYRGYDNGYRNYRGNDRRYYRNQRCNSGTTGTIVGAIAGGLLGRVVDSRGDRTLGTVLGGVGGAVAGNAIGKSNNPRYCR from the coding sequence ATGTTCAAGAAGCTTTCGCTCGCCGGCGCCGCTCTCGCCATGAGCACGGTCGCCATGATCCCGGCCGAAGCGTCGGCACAGCGTTACTACGGCGATCGCTACGAGCGCCAGTATCGCGGCTACGACAACGGCTACCGCAACTATCGCGGCAATGATCGGCGCTATTATCGCAACCAGCGCTGCAACAGCGGCACCACCGGCACGATCGTCGGCGCGATCGCCGGCGGCCTGCTCGGCCGGGTCGTCGACAGCCGCGGTGATCGCACGCTCGGCACGGTGCTTGGCGGTGTCGGCGGCGCGGTCGCTGGTAATGCGATCGGGAAGTCGAACAATCCGCGCTACTGCCGCTAA